Proteins encoded in a region of the Phaenicophaeus curvirostris isolate KB17595 chromosome 1, BPBGC_Pcur_1.0, whole genome shotgun sequence genome:
- the SH3BGR gene encoding SH3 domain-binding glutamic acid-rich protein isoform X1: protein MVIKVFVATSSGSTAIKKKQQEVVGFLEANKIDFQQMDIAGDEDNRKWMRENVPGEKKPQNGIPLPPQIFNEERYCGDFESFFSAKEENIIYSFLGLAPPPGTKETEKCDATDETEAKPEEDKTDEGAHEEVQSTQSPSEGQEESKEEHEATGVYHVLRSNLSKKRVVMFQHFSLLRPQR, encoded by the exons ATGGTGATCAAGGTCTTCGTAGCCACATCTTCGGGGTCTACAGCG atcaaaaagaaacagcaagaggtaGTGGGATTTTTGGAGGCCAACAAGATTGACTTTCAGCAAATGGACATAGCAGGAGATGAAGACAACAGGAAATGGATGAGAGAGAACGTCCCAGGtgaaaaaaagcctcaaaatgGAATTCCCCTCCCTCCACAGATCTTCAATGAGGAACGGTACTGTGGG gattttgaatcctttttctctgctaaggaagaaaatattatttattcattcctGGGTCTTGCTCCTCCTCCAGGCACAAAG GAGACTGAGAAGTGTGATGCCACAGACGAAACTGAGGCAAAACCAGAAGAAGACAAGACAGATGAAGGTGCTCATGAAGAGGTTCAGTCTACTCAGTCACCATCAGAAGGTCAAGag GAAAGCAAGGAAGAACACGAAGCAACAGGGGTATA CCATGTACTGCGTTCTAACCTCTCTAAGAAGAGGGTTGTTATGTTCCAGCACTTTTCCCTATTAAGGCCACAAAGGTAG
- the SH3BGR gene encoding SH3 domain-binding glutamic acid-rich protein isoform X3, giving the protein MVIKVFVATSSGSTAIKKKQQEVVGFLEANKIDFQQMDIAGDEDNRKWMRENVPGEKKPQNGIPLPPQIFNEERYCGDFESFFSAKEENIIYSFLGLAPPPGTKETEKCDATDETEAKPEEDKTDEGAHEEVQSTQSPSEGQEESKEEHEATGV; this is encoded by the exons ATGGTGATCAAGGTCTTCGTAGCCACATCTTCGGGGTCTACAGCG atcaaaaagaaacagcaagaggtaGTGGGATTTTTGGAGGCCAACAAGATTGACTTTCAGCAAATGGACATAGCAGGAGATGAAGACAACAGGAAATGGATGAGAGAGAACGTCCCAGGtgaaaaaaagcctcaaaatgGAATTCCCCTCCCTCCACAGATCTTCAATGAGGAACGGTACTGTGGG gattttgaatcctttttctctgctaaggaagaaaatattatttattcattcctGGGTCTTGCTCCTCCTCCAGGCACAAAG GAGACTGAGAAGTGTGATGCCACAGACGAAACTGAGGCAAAACCAGAAGAAGACAAGACAGATGAAGGTGCTCATGAAGAGGTTCAGTCTACTCAGTCACCATCAGAAGGTCAAGag GAAAGCAAGGAAGAACACGAAGCAACAGGGGTATA
- the SH3BGR gene encoding SH3 domain-binding glutamic acid-rich protein isoform X2, with protein MVIKVFVATSSGSTAIKKKQQEVVGFLEANKIDFQQMDIAGDEDNRKWMRENVPGEKKPQNGIPLPPQIFNEERYCGDFESFFSAKEENIIYSFLGLAPPPGTKETEKCDATDETEAKPEEDKTDEGAHEEVQSTQSPSEGQEESKEEHEATGEEDEEKQEEGEEKEEVEEQEES; from the exons ATGGTGATCAAGGTCTTCGTAGCCACATCTTCGGGGTCTACAGCG atcaaaaagaaacagcaagaggtaGTGGGATTTTTGGAGGCCAACAAGATTGACTTTCAGCAAATGGACATAGCAGGAGATGAAGACAACAGGAAATGGATGAGAGAGAACGTCCCAGGtgaaaaaaagcctcaaaatgGAATTCCCCTCCCTCCACAGATCTTCAATGAGGAACGGTACTGTGGG gattttgaatcctttttctctgctaaggaagaaaatattatttattcattcctGGGTCTTGCTCCTCCTCCAGGCACAAAG GAGACTGAGAAGTGTGATGCCACAGACGAAACTGAGGCAAAACCAGAAGAAGACAAGACAGATGAAGGTGCTCATGAAGAGGTTCAGTCTACTCAGTCACCATCAGAAGGTCAAGag GAAAGCAAGGAAGAACACGAAGCAACAGGG gaagaagatgaagaaaaacaggaagagggagaagaaaaggaagaggtggAGGAGCAAGAAGAGTCTTAG